A window from Fusarium musae strain F31 chromosome 8, whole genome shotgun sequence encodes these proteins:
- a CDS encoding hypothetical protein (EggNog:ENOG41), producing the protein MASLNLQRTPYPTGDTEDDIRKDPTLCRTCWNLYSGSTATVVPLAGIAMHENSGSINAGRAATAGNLDEAPVWAGRGRIDYASWQVSVYLPDVPGTVARGCLSCFLLQAILIKLTKGSVDINDPELWLDIVFCKGNVLRMKLIRGSPPDDFDMFSSGGGSTDGDVLESFEIYTLPGSPCPWPTIGSSMNVERPDWSLPAEIGGHASHIEPDPTSKSSFDRVKSWIRTCKDTHKICTEAEASSNPQLPKRVIDIGPDTNDGIHIFVHDDAAQQITEPYIALSHCWGKTQHLISTKATLDQWKQNIPFNRFAKTFQDAVIISRELGIRYVWIDSLCIVQDDKQDWEIEAAKMASIYNGAELVLAATGSADGAGGCLFQRDPFVTVSGTFPDEKPFEIYGRKVAKHAVFGWNTDPNGSKGSSNPIVGTTVSEVYDYPLMTRAWCFQERLLATRILHYTKSEMIFDCLSSMECECGALEKHEDDPLVPARRIMKTGHKFITGTKSYRGSSTNPAAPLKGDIKEFIEHHELWRDLIVQYSQKNITKRTDGLPAVAGLATEWSNKLTGRYLAGLWEKDLLNDLRWMPDEKDSGEESEYIAPSWSWLSVHRGVTWGVESFEFDKFFVTVDFDRTACPLSGHNQFGAVDSGYIFLTGRIMPITFSVDENMVWLEKPGNDTRKPFDRPDSLWRLRNLENNELFCLRFSTRMSTRNAWDDDAALVLVKADEMILKKQPEEVQKFEHVYQRVGFITNYMTQGWNHERDSKEMGMYII; encoded by the exons ACTGTTGTTCCTCTGGCTGGTATAGCCATGCACGAAAATTCTGGTTCCATCAACGCAGGCAGAGCGGCTACGGCTGGTAACCTAGATGAAGCTCCTGTTTGGGCAGGACGAGGTCGTATCGACTATGCTTCGTGGCAAGTCAGTGTTTACCTCCCCGATGTTCCTGGGACAGTAGCTAGAGGTTGCCTGTCTTGTTTCCTTCTCCAAGCGATCTTGATAAAGTTGACTAAAGGATCAGTGGATATCAATGATCCCGAGCTCTGGTTAGACATTGTCTTCTGCAAGGGAAACGTCTTAAGGATGAAGCTTATTCGTGGGAGCCCCCCTGACGACTTTGATATGTTCTCTTCGGGTGGCGGAAGCACAGATGGAGACGTTCTTGAGAGCTTCGAGATATACACCCTCCCTG GTTCGCCCTGCCCATGGCCGACTATCGGCTCGTCGATGAACGTCGAACGTCCTGACTGGAGTCTTCCGGCTGAAATTGGTGGACATGCAAGCCATATCGAGCCAGATCCAACTTCCAAGTCATCCTTCGACAGGGTCAAAAGCTGGATCAGAACCTGCAAAGATACGCACAAAATCTGCACAGAAGCCGAGGCCTCGTCAAACCCACAGCTTCCAAAGAGAGTCATCGATATTGGACCTGATACCAACGACGGAATCCATATCTTTGTTCACGACGATGCCGCACAGCAGATTACAGAACCATACATCGCGCTGTCTCATTGTTGGGGAAAGACCCAGCATTTAATCTCGACAAAGGCAACTCTTGACCAGTGGAAGCAAAACATTCCGTTCAACCGCTTCGCCAAAACATTCCAAGATGCTGTTATTATCTCGAGAGAGTTGGGCATTCGATATGTTTGGATAGACTCTCTTTGTATCGTTCAAGATGATAAGCAAGATTGGGAAATCgaagcagccaagatggcGTCCATATATAACGGTGCAGAGCTAGTACTAGCAGCAACTGGATCTGCCGATGGAGCTGGCGGCTGTCTATTTCAAAGAGATCCTTTCGTCACAGTTTCCGGAACATTTCCAGATGAAAAGCCTTTTGAGATCTACGGACGAAAGGTAGCGAAGCATGCAGTCTTTGGTTGGAACACAGACCCCAATGGGTCCAAGGGATCTTCAAACCCTATTGTTGGAACCACAGTCTCCGAGGTTTATGATTATCCTTTGATGACAAGAGCTTGGTGTTTCCAGGAGAGGCTCTTGGCAACTCGAATTCTCCACTATACCAAGAGTGAGATGATCTTTGACTGTCTATCCTCGATGGAATGCGAGTGTGGTGCTCTGGAGAAACACGAGGATGACCCGCTGGTACCTGCTCGCCGAATCATGAAGACAGGACACAAGTTCATCACCGGAACAAAGAGCTACAGAGGCTCATCTACCAACCCCGCAGCCCCTTTAAAGGGAGACATCAAGGAATTCATAGAACATCATGAACTCTGGCGAGACTTGATTGTTCAGTACTCCCAGAAGAATATCACTAAACGAACTGACGGTCTCCCAGCTGTTGCAGGACTGGCTACAGAGTGGTCCAATAAACTTACAGGAAGGTACCTTGCAGGTCTTTGGGAGAAGGATTTGCTCAACGATCTACGCTGGATGCCAGATGAAAAAGACTCGGGCGAGGAATCAGAGTACATCGCGccgagctggagctggctcAGCGTTCATCGTGGTGTGACATGGGGAGTTGAGAGCTTTGAATTTGACAAGTTCTTCGTGACAGTGGATTTTGATCGTACCGCATGCCCTCTTAGCGGTCATAACCAGTTTGGAGCCGTCGACTCTGGGTACATCTTTCTAACCGGCCGCATCATGCCCATAACCTTTTCCGTTGATGAAAACATGGTTTGGTTAGAAAAGCCAGGAAATGATACAAGAAAGCCATTTGACAGACCGGATAGTCTTTGGAGGTTGCGAAACTTGGAGAATAATGAGCTATTCTGCCTTAGGTTTTCAACAAGAATGAGTACGAGAAATGCTTGGGATGACGATGCggcgttggtgttggttaaggcagatgagatgattttgaagaagcagcCCGAAGAGGTCCAGAAGTTTGAACATGTTTATCAGAGGGTTGGATTCATCACGAATTATATGACGCAGGGTTGGAATCATGAGAGGGACTCGAAGGAGATGGGGATGTATATCATTTAG